In the genome of Croceimicrobium hydrocarbonivorans, one region contains:
- a CDS encoding 3-deoxy-D-manno-octulosonic acid transferase, with product MTSLQRILYPIVIKTYKALIHLAALQSDKAKKWVDGRHLWREELQKLVDPEKKRILIHAASLGEMEQGTPVLRNLRKQWPDHQIFVSFFSPSGYEYFKETELCDAIIYLPLDEKKNSADFAEILKPELALFIKYEIWPFLLSALKKVNTKLILAPAVFRANQIYFKGDQKAFFRKALLKFDRILVQDSPSLEILKKEKIKGIGLCGDSRFERALENKAKDYDTTFLKTFINEKFCLIAGSSWKKEENLLLNLLEEHSDFKLILAPHDISEGNIQSILQRFSKFGISPYSKKELNSQDRVILIDSIGQLRYIYRTADLALIGGGLGKGVHNTIEAIVYQIPVLFGPKRKKFPETEEMIQLGLAAEIENYPDLKKAFLSFQEQTPASTRFEDYIQTKLGASQKINEAINELLSNRESI from the coding sequence TTGACTAGCCTTCAAAGAATACTGTATCCCATTGTAATTAAGACTTATAAAGCCTTAATTCATTTAGCCGCCTTGCAATCTGATAAGGCTAAAAAATGGGTGGATGGCAGGCACTTATGGCGCGAAGAGCTACAGAAATTAGTAGATCCTGAAAAAAAGCGAATTCTGATTCATGCCGCCTCTTTGGGTGAGATGGAACAGGGAACCCCGGTATTGCGAAACTTACGTAAACAGTGGCCAGATCATCAAATTTTCGTGAGTTTCTTTTCCCCCAGTGGCTATGAGTATTTTAAAGAAACAGAGCTCTGTGACGCCATCATTTACTTGCCTTTGGACGAGAAAAAAAATAGCGCCGATTTTGCTGAGATCCTAAAGCCAGAGCTAGCACTATTTATCAAATATGAGATTTGGCCATTTTTACTTTCGGCATTAAAAAAGGTTAACACTAAACTAATTCTGGCTCCAGCCGTTTTCCGTGCTAATCAAATTTATTTCAAGGGTGATCAAAAGGCCTTTTTTCGAAAAGCCTTGCTGAAATTTGACCGAATTTTAGTTCAGGACTCCCCTAGCCTTGAAATCCTTAAAAAGGAAAAAATCAAGGGAATTGGCCTTTGTGGGGATAGTCGATTTGAGCGAGCCCTCGAAAACAAGGCAAAAGACTATGACACGACCTTTCTGAAGACCTTTATTAATGAAAAATTTTGCCTGATAGCCGGTAGTTCCTGGAAAAAAGAAGAAAACCTCCTGCTTAATTTATTGGAAGAGCATTCAGATTTCAAACTCATTTTGGCTCCGCACGATATTAGTGAAGGTAATATCCAGAGCATCCTTCAACGCTTTAGCAAATTTGGAATATCACCCTACAGCAAGAAGGAGCTCAATAGCCAAGACAGGGTCATTCTTATCGACTCCATCGGACAATTAAGATATATCTATCGAACTGCAGATCTGGCCTTAATAGGAGGAGGATTAGGCAAAGGGGTACACAATACTATTGAAGCCATTGTTTATCAAATACCCGTTCTATTTGGACCCAAGCGAAAAAAGTTTCCGGAAACCGAAGAAATGATTCAATTAGGTCTTGCGGCAGAAATTGAAAATTATCCGGATCTTAAAAAAGCATTTTTATCTTTCCAAGAGCAGACACCGGCATCCACTCGATTTGAAGATTATATCCAAACCAAATTGGGGGCCAGTCAAAAAATTAATGAAGCTATAAACGAGCTCCTAAGCAACCGTGAAAGTATCTAA
- a CDS encoding 5-formyltetrahydrofolate cyclo-ligase, which translates to MKVSKQHIRSEILNKLQSLDSHLKEKWDHELQKVLFSFIEDIQPRTIHSFIPMDHEVNHWPVLETLHQKGITIIIPQIAPNRVLKPIIYEGKDQLKQSKWGTWEPLKGELYEQSIDLIICPGLAFDPKGGRLGYGGGYYDRFLKLHPESQTLALCYPFMLQAEIPTEAHDIRIKTILCKP; encoded by the coding sequence GTGAAAGTATCTAAGCAGCATATCCGATCCGAAATTTTAAATAAGCTACAGAGCTTGGATTCCCATCTTAAAGAAAAATGGGATCACGAACTGCAGAAAGTGCTTTTTAGCTTCATCGAGGATATTCAACCTCGGACTATTCACAGCTTCATCCCCATGGACCATGAAGTAAACCATTGGCCGGTTCTGGAGACCTTACATCAAAAAGGCATCACTATTATCATCCCCCAAATTGCCCCCAATCGGGTGCTAAAGCCAATCATTTATGAAGGGAAAGATCAATTAAAGCAAAGCAAATGGGGAACCTGGGAACCCTTGAAAGGAGAGTTATACGAGCAAAGCATCGATCTGATTATTTGTCCTGGCCTCGCTTTCGATCCTAAAGGGGGGAGATTAGGTTATGGAGGAGGATATTACGACCGGTTCCTAAAACTTCACCCTGAATCTCAAACACTTGCACTTTGCTACCCCTTCATGCTGCAAGCAGAAATCCCCACCGAAGCCCATGATATTCGCATTAAAACCATCCTGTGTAAGCCCTAA